The following proteins are encoded in a genomic region of Trueperaceae bacterium:
- a CDS encoding phage major capsid protein: MSLFGRRHNLQTRAAAAVAAPVGVPRSVDLTVRAGAGDTLLLRASNDTVVDRYGTIITAEALLRDWWPGYQQHRTLSLQHNLPELRGIEGRPNVGLAQRVDFAPQLEVTGRVLDDHTRKLIQQGKVRSASLEFVPLEVETRTDKSGKRVEVYHRLSSEPEHCGLSLVDVPGVPGADILSIRTLPALWAYAVVDPRVLNGEVTDPEEVRQLAWLPHHDERSHAVDEALLARALADLEAGRVSVPPFASLTQAQVVERARAHLERHTSLRLGRRAEPEPLKEGEMNEWIRARAAQYAAEGMSQADAEAKAKADYDKLAPEVRAKIEGTPAEDEQETKGLLARLFGRNGGGDVHVHVGQPAEQVQARAAGEPADAQPKAEPKPKAEEKPADKPQQRSARDMWLQARAALLQVEEGLSEADARAAAQEQLDADLGLQARLAAAPAPEPADRQDLPQEIRALLRRPEDPMAAIASGLRIRSPRLEGDQLLAEVLMRTVVPQVGRQRPSTRQLTEAYNMLAEAGIHSRALSIETDGTVIREELARQFVVKPEPDVVFRNHMRSVPMAGVKKQTFPRFDRAGITHEWGRTSTDPITDSEPTLDTFDIEVSELNSKVVVPDSFQMFNAQGMSFVAQNLLPAMRGAAQYEEDRAFFMSTGTATDPATFKGLRSVTGVTSVSASTDGDAFDLSILSSLLRAMPVAFRSDVARLAFYMPISLADDFAEIISERATVLGDRLLSEASGVGPRAFGMYRGVPVYGISHLPNNETQGGSTDCGTVFLVHRDIPVIGDALTIRIEPYRRENFIDVLQLQAWVGLGYQFPAGVVRRVGVRPRLQG, encoded by the coding sequence TTGTCTCTGTTCGGACGCCGCCACAACCTGCAGACCAGAGCCGCGGCTGCCGTCGCGGCGCCTGTCGGCGTACCCCGCAGCGTTGACCTGACCGTCCGCGCCGGCGCAGGCGACACCCTCCTCCTCAGAGCCAGCAACGACACCGTCGTCGACCGGTACGGCACGATCATCACCGCCGAGGCGCTCCTCCGGGATTGGTGGCCGGGCTACCAGCAGCACCGCACCCTCTCCCTCCAGCACAACCTGCCCGAGCTCCGCGGCATCGAGGGCCGTCCCAACGTGGGCCTGGCGCAGCGCGTCGACTTCGCGCCTCAGCTCGAGGTCACCGGCCGCGTCCTCGACGACCACACCCGCAAGCTGATCCAGCAGGGCAAGGTACGCAGCGCCTCCCTCGAGTTCGTCCCCCTCGAGGTCGAGACCCGCACCGACAAGTCGGGCAAGCGCGTCGAGGTCTACCACCGCCTCTCGAGCGAGCCCGAGCACTGCGGCCTCTCCCTCGTCGACGTGCCCGGCGTGCCCGGCGCGGACATCCTCTCCATCCGAACCCTGCCCGCCCTCTGGGCGTACGCCGTCGTCGACCCGCGCGTCCTCAACGGCGAGGTCACCGATCCCGAGGAGGTGCGGCAGCTGGCGTGGCTGCCTCATCATGACGAACGCAGCCACGCCGTCGACGAAGCGCTGTTGGCCCGGGCGCTCGCTGACCTCGAAGCGGGCCGCGTCAGCGTGCCACCGTTCGCCAGCCTCACGCAGGCGCAGGTGGTCGAGAGAGCCCGCGCTCACCTCGAGCGGCACACCAGCCTCCGGCTCGGCAGAAGGGCCGAGCCGGAGCCCCTGAAGGAGGGGGAGATGAACGAGTGGATCAGGGCCCGAGCCGCGCAGTACGCGGCCGAGGGCATGAGCCAGGCCGACGCCGAGGCGAAGGCCAAGGCCGACTACGACAAGCTCGCGCCCGAGGTGCGAGCCAAGATCGAGGGCACACCCGCAGAGGACGAGCAGGAGACCAAGGGCCTCCTCGCGCGCCTCTTCGGCCGCAACGGCGGCGGGGACGTGCACGTGCACGTCGGGCAGCCCGCAGAGCAGGTGCAGGCCCGAGCCGCCGGCGAGCCCGCCGACGCCCAGCCCAAGGCCGAGCCCAAGCCGAAGGCTGAGGAGAAGCCGGCCGACAAGCCGCAGCAGCGCAGCGCGCGCGACATGTGGCTGCAGGCCCGCGCCGCCCTCCTCCAGGTCGAGGAAGGCCTCAGCGAGGCCGACGCCCGCGCCGCCGCGCAGGAGCAGCTCGACGCCGACCTCGGCCTGCAGGCGCGCCTCGCCGCCGCGCCCGCCCCCGAGCCGGCCGACCGCCAGGACCTCCCCCAGGAGATCCGCGCGCTCCTCCGCCGGCCCGAGGACCCCATGGCCGCCATCGCCAGCGGCCTGCGCATCCGCAGCCCCAGGCTCGAGGGCGACCAGCTCCTCGCCGAGGTCCTCATGCGCACGGTCGTCCCGCAGGTCGGCCGCCAGCGCCCGTCGACCAGGCAGCTGACCGAGGCGTACAACATGCTCGCCGAGGCCGGCATCCACTCGCGCGCCCTCTCCATCGAGACCGACGGCACGGTCATCCGTGAGGAGCTCGCGCGCCAGTTCGTGGTCAAGCCCGAGCCGGACGTCGTCTTCCGCAACCACATGCGGAGCGTGCCGATGGCCGGCGTCAAGAAGCAGACCTTCCCCCGCTTCGACAGGGCCGGCATCACGCACGAGTGGGGCCGCACCTCGACCGACCCGATCACGGACAGCGAGCCCACGCTCGACACGTTCGACATCGAGGTCAGCGAGCTGAACTCGAAGGTCGTCGTGCCCGACTCCTTCCAGATGTTCAACGCCCAGGGCATGTCCTTCGTGGCGCAGAACCTGCTCCCGGCCATGCGCGGCGCCGCCCAGTACGAGGAGGACCGGGCGTTCTTCATGAGCACCGGCACCGCCACGGACCCGGCCACGTTCAAGGGCCTCCGCAGCGTCACCGGCGTGACCAGCGTCAGCGCCAGCACGGACGGCGACGCCTTCGACCTCAGCATCCTCTCGAGCCTGCTGAGGGCGATGCCGGTCGCGTTCCGGTCCGACGTGGCCAGGCTCGCGTTCTACATGCCCATCAGCCTCGCCGACGACTTCGCCGAGATCATCAGCGAGCGCGCCACCGTCCTCGGTGACCGCCTCCTGTCCGAGGCGAGCGGCGTCGGCCCGCGCGCCTTCGGCATGTACCGCGGCGTGCCCGTGTACGGGATCTCGCACCTGCCCAACAACGAGACCCAGGGTGGGTCGACGGACTGCGGCACGGTGTTCCTCGTGCACCGGGACATCCCGGTCATCGGTGACGCGCTCACCATCAGGATCGAGCCGTACCGGCGCGAGAACTTCATCGACGTACTGCAGCTGCAGGCGTGGGTGGGTCTCGGGTACCAGTTCCCGGCCGGCGTCGTGCGCCGCGTCGGCGTCCGTCCGCGCCTCCAGGGCTAG
- a CDS encoding phage portal protein yields the protein MTKTKAAPVVKARAFATTALDLEPALQLRIDTPLEAEPSEAAQTHDARVRVPWPIPASQLIDFYLASPWLGAIGNLLADAVSSAKWDLAARDVDTSGQPLDRAGDFDKASDENYRRAKAWLSRETIGREGVSELDLPALLRALCVANDQTGNVFVEVLRDQTGREPMQVSHLLPQFVWYEARDTGLVLRQEDPFGKPVNFVPFGTRKAGDKDTREFLHQRQTNLASSFYGLPAWIASRDSVEVDNQHRKYLRGFFKNHGTPRYLVTVTEDPTWTGSKPGDDALDALFEQVRGFLEANQGDMAGRNLILQYPGGITVTAQALDHKLEDPTFPNTAKLARDEILAVRHVSLINLGLPEGGYRATAETQADDFVTQALIPFAAPAVAIINRILHAPAPSGLGITDYDFELTFDDAEQLMRKVEALVKAAGAPVLSQAEARQVLGYEPAGETKPLLPTTMLPAGDFAAGGPDAPAED from the coding sequence ATGACCAAGACCAAGGCGGCGCCGGTCGTGAAGGCCCGCGCGTTCGCCACGACCGCCCTCGACCTCGAGCCGGCCCTGCAGCTGCGCATCGACACGCCCCTCGAGGCTGAGCCGAGCGAGGCGGCGCAGACGCACGACGCCCGCGTGCGCGTCCCCTGGCCCATCCCCGCGTCGCAGCTGATCGACTTCTACCTGGCCTCGCCGTGGCTGGGAGCGATCGGCAACCTCCTCGCCGACGCCGTCAGCAGCGCGAAGTGGGACCTGGCCGCCCGCGACGTCGACACGAGCGGGCAACCCCTCGACCGCGCCGGCGACTTCGACAAGGCGTCCGACGAGAACTACCGCCGCGCCAAGGCCTGGCTCAGCAGGGAGACGATCGGCAGGGAGGGCGTCAGCGAGCTCGACCTGCCCGCCCTCCTGAGGGCCCTGTGCGTCGCGAACGACCAGACCGGCAACGTGTTCGTCGAGGTCCTCCGCGACCAGACCGGCCGCGAACCCATGCAGGTCAGCCACCTGCTGCCGCAGTTCGTCTGGTACGAGGCGCGCGACACCGGCCTCGTCCTCAGGCAGGAGGACCCGTTCGGGAAGCCCGTCAACTTCGTGCCGTTCGGCACCCGCAAGGCGGGCGACAAGGACACGCGCGAGTTCCTCCACCAACGCCAGACGAACCTCGCGTCGAGCTTCTACGGCCTCCCAGCGTGGATCGCCAGCCGCGACAGCGTCGAGGTCGACAACCAGCACCGCAAGTACCTCCGCGGCTTCTTCAAGAACCACGGCACGCCTCGCTACCTCGTCACCGTCACCGAGGACCCCACCTGGACCGGCTCCAAGCCCGGCGACGACGCCCTCGACGCCCTCTTCGAGCAGGTCCGCGGCTTCCTCGAGGCGAACCAGGGCGACATGGCCGGCAGGAACCTCATCCTGCAGTACCCCGGCGGCATCACGGTCACCGCGCAGGCCCTCGACCACAAGCTCGAGGATCCCACCTTCCCGAACACCGCGAAGCTCGCGCGCGACGAGATCCTCGCCGTGCGGCACGTGTCCCTGATCAACCTGGGCCTGCCGGAAGGCGGATACCGCGCCACGGCCGAGACGCAGGCCGACGACTTCGTGACGCAGGCGCTGATCCCGTTCGCAGCGCCCGCCGTGGCGATCATCAACCGCATCCTCCACGCGCCCGCCCCCAGCGGGCTCGGCATCACGGACTACGACTTCGAGCTGACGTTCGACGACGCCGAGCAGCTGATGCGGAAGGTGGAGGCGCTCGTGAAGGCCGCCGGCGCCCCCGTCCTCTCCCAGGCGGAAGCCAGGCAGGTGCTCGGGTACGAGCCGGCCGGCGAGACCAAGCCGCTGCTGCCGACGACGATGCTCCCCGCCGGCGACTTCGCCGCGGGCGGGCCGGATGCGCCGGCCGAGGACTAA